Part of the Streptomyces sp. NBC_01471 genome is shown below.
GTTCCGGCGCCTCCCGGCGGCTGGGCGATGTGCTCGTCCAGGACCGAGAGAGCGACGTTGCTGAGCAACGGCGAGAGAATCGAGCCCTGCGGGGTGCCCGTGTCGTTGACCCGCAGCAGACCGTCCTCGCTGAGGATGCCCGCCTTGAGGAACGCCTTCACCAGGGCCAGGACGCGTTTGCTCTCGGAGTCCTCCTCGGGAAGTGCGGCGAGGACCGCGCCGACGCCGGGGGTCAGGTCGGGCCAGACGGTCAGTAGAGCTCGTGGCCCGAGACCGGCGCGCACCGCGTCGAGGTTCTCCGGCGTGAGGCGGTGCCAGCGTGCGGAGTTGCGGACGGAGGCCTCCTCCAGGAGCACCGTCTGCCGTGAGGCCAGCTGCACATGCACGCGCGCCCAGAAGCCCTCGTCGGCGGCCTCCGTCACTTCCCGTTCCTCAAGTTCCTCCGCGTAGGGCGAGGCCGTCAGCGGTTCTGGGAAGAGGCCGAGCTTCCGTGTAAGGGCCATGGCATCCGTGCAGCGCCGGTCGCTGCCTACGTACACGTACTGGTCCCATCCGACGTGCACGGTGAACAGGTCCCCCGCCTTCAGCCGACACCAGGCGCCCCGGTCGCGGAGCATCGCCCGGACCAGTTCCAGAGCCACGGGAAGGGAGAACTCGGCCCCGTCGTGGTAGCCGGTGAGGTCGGGTGGGAAGAGCCCGGCCAGGCCGTGTCCCTCTACGGGCGGCTCCACGCCGAAGTGGACGAAGCCGGCCAACCGAGGGCTCACGGATCTCCAGCCGGTCGATACCCGAGGCCTCCGCGAAGCCCGCGATCGCCGCCAAACACGCCGCTTCCACCGGCCCGTGGTCGCTGACCGTGCCCTCCACACCGGTGTAGTGCCCACGCTCGTCGCGGCCGGCTGGGGCGTACTTGGTGATGCGGTGGACAAAGGACGGCGGCACGATGCTCCCTGGGCGGCAAGGTCCTTGCGGGACTGTCCGCCGGATGGTTGGCGACCGGGTGGAAAGGATCTTTCCAGTGCTGGGTATCAGCTGCTGAGGTCGAACACGCCCCACGCGCTGAACGGCTCGGCCTGGACGTAGATTCTGCTTCCTCGGCTGACGACCCGTCGGCGGCCGGGGGCAGGGCCATCGGGCAGGCTGAGCAGGCCGACTTCCTTTGGCTCGACGGACGTTTCGGTGAGCTCTCCGTGGGCGAGTCGGTCCCGCTCCTCGCCGTAGCCGCCGTAGAAGGCGACCCGCCCGCCGTGGACGGCCACCGCTTTGGCGCCTCGTACGCTGTTCGCCCGCACCGTCACGGGCTGGTCGGGGCGGTTGGGGCGTATCTCGACGAGCGGGAAGTCCGTGTATGGGCACGCCCAGGCGGTGGTGCCCGACACGTTCAGGGCGTAGCAGTCGAAGAGATCGGGGATGTGGGCGTCGTCTGACGTCCAGACGAGTCGGCCTGTGGCGTTCCAGCGGCGGATTCCGGCCGGGTTCTCGTCGAAGTGCCCGACCCAGATATGGCCGGCTTCGTCCACGAGCAGGTGCTCGATGGCGTCCCCGACGGAGAAGGACAAGGTCTCGCGGCCGAGGGCGTCGAAGATCTGGACCTGGTTCGCGTCCTCGTACCGGCGGGCGCGAGACGCGGCGGCGACGAACCTGCCGTCGGGCAGGCGGTCCAGGTGCGGCCAGCGGGCCCGCACGGCGCTCAGCTCGGTGAGTTCGACGTCGCCGTCCGGCTGGACGGAGACGACCAGCGTGTCGAAGGGCAGAACATCGCCGCCGGGCTGCGGAGCGCGTTCGGTAAGCAGCCAGTGGGCGGCGCCGAAGACGTCGACGGTACTGGTCAGGACGTGGCGGTCGTGGTGCGATCGGGGGAGGTGGGCGTAGGGCGTCAGCGCGGTCTTCTGCACGGGTGGGCTCTCCTGCGTGGGCGGTCAGGCTGCGGTGAGCGACGCGCGAGCACAGCCCGCGCCGACCCCGCCGCCAGCAGCCGTCAAGTTCTGGGCGAACAGCAGTTGCGGGCCGAGGGCACCCGGCGCCACCGGTCTCTACGCTGGCGACGGGTGCTGGCGGACACGTGAAGGCCGCCGCTGTACTGACCAGCTTCGCTGGCCACACCTTTACCCTGAACGGTAGGTAGATAGTGCGGCCAGCGCGTCGACGTCATCTCACCGCCTGGTCGAATGGCCCGCGACGCTCTCAAAGGCTTCGAGAGTGATCTCCTGAACGAAAACGGAATCGCTCTCCATACCCTCGGGGAGCTGTGCCCTCACGTCCTCACGGCACAAGAATGTGCCGCTGGGAAGGAAAACAGTTCCACTGACCCGGTCGGCCAGCTCAATAATGATCTCCCACACCTTGCCGACCTCCGGGCGCTCGATACCGATAACACAGCCACTGACATCTACCTCGACCTCGCTGCCGTCGGCAGCGCGGATCCAGAACTCACTGTCAGGGCCAGTCACTTTCTCAGGTGCGGCGTAGTAGGGCGAAAGGATCGCCCGAACCTTCTGCATTTCCGGCTCGACCGGCGCGCCGCCCTCGAACTTATAAAGGCTTAGACCGTAGCTCACTTCTGCGGCCCCACCCTGAGAACGAACTCGATCCCCTTGACATTATGTCAAGCGCCCATTGCTTCAGGGCATACAGAGTTTCCTCGTCGGACATGTACCACACGATGGGCGTCCCTTTCGCTGCCGCGACCTGTTTCACTATTGCCTTAGTCTCCTTCGTGGGAAACACCAGTTTCCCATCCGCGCGGATCATCGACGCGGAGTAGTGCAGGTTCTTAGCGTCTATGAGAGTTCCGTTCTGGAAGCCGTCAAACTTAACGAAACCGCTCGGTGTGTCTGCAGCGACCTTGTACGAGATGCCTGACGGGACCCCGTTCGTCACCAACTGCTCGTAGGCACGGTCGGCATCGGCCATGGACTCCGTCGCAGGCATCCACCGACCCGGGCCACCCAGGACCAGCCACGCACAGTAGCCTCCTCCGCCACCTGCTGCCCTGATGGCGTTTGTGAGGGCGGCGGTGGTGACCGTCCCCTTGGCGCACGCCCTTTCTAGCTCCGGGATCGCCTTCGCACCGATCCCGGCGACAGCTTCGTCCGAGAGGTGGAGTGTGCGAAGGGCATTCCACGCCTCGGTGAAGCCGATACCGGTCCTGACAGACGCGTCGAGGGCCGTGACGGCGCGGGCGATCGGGGAGAGCAGCCCTTCTACCGGGACATACGTGGCGAGGCTCCAGGCGCAGGCGGTCTTGCTGCCGTGCCAGCAGTCCATCAGGTCTTCGGCGAAGAAGGAGAACAGGATCGATCCGGCCACATCACCGAAGAGGCTCTGCCATCCGGCGCGGACGATGTCCTTGCCGGAGAATGTGTGAGTCCAGCCGTCGATCTTGATGTTCTTCAGCGTCGACCGCTGGAGGAACGTCCATGCCGATTTCGGGCATCCGGCGGCTGTGGCCTGGGCCTGGCCGTCGGTGCACAGGTAGAAGTCAGCCTCGTAGGTGACGACCAGGTCGTACACAGCGTTACAGTCCTGGAAGCCGGCCTCCGGCATCCCCGGGCACGTGCCGATCTGTTTGGAGCTGACGATCTCGACGGTGGACTCGTCTGGAACGGCGAACACACTGGGAATGCCCGTACCGGAACCCTCGGAGCGGCCCTTGCCAGCCTCCGCTTTTTCGGTCCTGTCGGCTGCTGCTTGGGCGTCCTTGGCGTATTTGTCGGCGTCCTTCGCGGCCTGTTCGGCTTCGGTCGTTGCGGTGTCGGCGCGGTCGGCCGCTGCGCGTGCGTCCGTCGCGTCCTGTTCTGCGAGGGTGGCGGCGGTGCGTGCCGCGGAGGCGTC
Proteins encoded:
- a CDS encoding reverse transcriptase domain-containing protein; translation: MSPRLAGFVHFGVEPPVEGHGLAGLFPPDLTGYHDGAEFSLPVALELVRAMLRDRGAWCRLKAGDLFTVHVGWDQYVYVGSDRRCTDAMALTRKLGLFPEPLTASPYAEELEEREVTEAADEGFWARVHVQLASRQTVLLEEASVRNSARWHRLTPENLDAVRAGLGPRALLTVWPDLTPGVGAVLAALPEEDSESKRVLALVKAFLKAGILSEDGLLRVNDTGTPQGSILSPLLSNVALSVLDEHIAQPPGGAGTDLNGRRRRRRRGLPNYRLVRYADDWCLMVHGTKADAETLRAEIAEVLTTMGLRLSPEKTLITHIEQGLDFLAWHIQRHRKPDTNRYYVYTYPAKKALRAIMAKVKALCREVGTNQPLDALLARINPAVRGWCAYFRPGVSFATFS